The genomic window AAGCCCCCCTGGGCGGTGTAAGCAAGCCACCGTGCAGGCGCTGCTCGTCTTCCTCGCCATCGCGGCGCTGTCCCTGCTCGCTTCGAGCCGGACGTTTCTGGACGCGCGTCTGCCAGGCATGGCCCAGCTGGCCGCCAGCGGGCTGCTCTTTCTGCTGTTCGGCGCCCTGCTGGGCCCCGGCCAGGCCGGGATTCTGACCGGCCCCAACCTGGAGTCCCTGCGGCCCGTGCTGGCGCTGGGGCTGGGGACGGTGGGCGTCATCCTGGGCCTGAACCTGGATCCGCGGCTGTTGCGGCTCCTGCCGCGCGGGGTGTTCACGGCGGCCCTGGCGCACGCGGGCGTGGCCTTCCTGTTCGTGGCGGTGCCGCTGGCGGTGGTGCTGCTGCTCACCACCGGCCTGCCCCTGGCCACGGCCGTGGGCGGCGCGGCGCTCCTGGGCGCGGCGGCCAGCCTCTCCTCGGGCCACTTCGCGGTGCTGGGCTACCGCAGCGGGCGCATGGAGCGCGCGCGCGGGCTGGCGGTGGCGCTGCTCACCATCCTGGACGATGGCGTGGGGCTGATGGTGCTGGCGCTGGCGCTGGCGCTGGGCGCCTCGGCCAACCCCGCGGAGGGGCTGGGGCTGGTGAGCCTGGCGATGCTGCTGGGGATGATGTGCGGGGCGCTGATGGCCTTCCTCACGTACGGGCTGAAGGATCCCGCGGAGCTGATGGCCGTCACCCTGGGCGGCGTGGCGCTCGTGGGGGGCGCGGCGGCCTACCTGCGCGTGTCCGCGCTGCTCGCGGGGGTGGCGTGTGGGGCGACGCTGGCGCTGGTGGGCGGCCGGGCCGTGGAGCAGGTGGCGCGCTCGCTGGGGCGCTTCGAGCGGCCCGCGTACCTGGTGCTGGTGTTCCTGGTGGGCTGCCACCTGCAGGGCCGGGACGTGGATGCGTGGGTGCTGCTGCCCGGGTACGTGACGTTGCGCTTCGTGGGGAAGATCCTGGGGGGCGCGCTCGCGCGGCGCTATGCGGCGAACGTGCTGGAGCTGCCCCCGCGCCTGGGCTACGCGCTCATCTCCCAGGGGGGCCTGGCGCTGTGCCTGGTGGCGGAGTACCTGCTGCTGGTGCCGGGCACGCTCTCCCAGCAGATCTTCGACATCGTCGCCGTGGGGGCGATCATCAACGAGGTGCTGGCCAACCGGGCCTTCCGGCGGGTGCTGGAGCCTCCCGCGACGGCCAAGGCCCCCGGGGGCGCGGCATGATCGGCGCCATCGTCCGGCTGGTCCTGCTGGTGGTGTTGCTCGCGGGCATTACCCAGGCCCAGCTGTGGCGCGTGGACTCGGGCACGCCGGTGCTGCTGGCGGCCGGGGCGCTGCTGCTGTGCGGGCTGTTCGCGGGCAAGGTGGCCAAGGGGGTGGGGCTGCCACGGTTGACGGGCTACCTGCTGGTGGGGGTGGCCGTGGGCCCGTATGCCCTGGGCTTCATCCCGGGCGAGGGCGTGAGGGGGCTGGAGCTGGTGAAGGGGCTGGCGGTGAGCCTCATCGCCCTGGTGGCCGGCACGGAGCTGCACCTGGGGCTCATCCGCCGGGTGGGCGCCAAGGTGGCGGTGCTGTGCGCCACCGTGTGCGGGATCACCTTCGGGGTGTGCTTCGCGGCCATCTTCGCCCTGAAGCCACTCTTGCCCTTCCTGGCGCCCATGACGGTGCCCCAGGCGCTGGCCGTCAGCGCGCTGGTGTCCACGGTGGTGGTGTCCTTCTCGCCCACGGTGACGATCGCCATCGTGCAGGAGACCGCCGCGCGGGGCCCCTTCACCGAGTTCCTCATGGCGCTGGTCATCATCGGCGACCTGTTCGTGATGGTGGCGTTCGCGCTGGCCGCGGGCGTCACCCGCGCCAGCTTCGGCGGAGGCTTCGACATCGGGGGGCTCCTGAGCGGGGTGGGGTGGGAGCTGTTCGGCTCGGTGGCGGTGGGGGCCGTGCTGGCGCTGGGGATGCTCGTGTACATGCGGCGGGTGAACCGGGAGCTGCCCCTGTTCCTGGTGGGCATCTGCTTCGCGGCGGCCGAGGGCGGGGCGCAGCTGCACCTCTCGCCCCTGCTGGTGGCGCTGGCGGCCGGGGCGCTCATCGCCAACCTGGACGAGCGCCAGAGCCGCAACATCCACCACGCCATCCAGTTCGCGGGCCTGCCGGTGTTCGCGCTGTTCTTCGCGGCGGCCGGGGCGGGGCTGAAGCTGGACACGCTGGTGACGGTGGGGCCCGCGGCGCTGCTCCTGGTGGTGCTGCGCGCGGTGGCCATCCTGCTGGCATGCCGCCGCTTCGCCCCGGTGGGGGACCCCCGGCTGCGGCGCTACCTGTGGATGGGGCTCATCTCCCAGGCGGGCGTCACCTTCGGGCTGGCGGCGCTGGTCTCCCGCACCTTCCCGGATTTTGGCCCCCAGGTGGAGGTGCTCATCGTGGCGATGATTACCACGCACGAGCTGGTAGGCCCGGTGCTCACCCGGCGCGCCCTGGAGCGCAGCGGCGAGACACGGGCAGACGAGCGCCCCAGGACAGCGTAAGGAGGTAATCTCCGGGAGCCCAGGAGGCATGTGATGGCGGCACCCATTCTCGAGGTCGATCTGGACAATCCCCAGCCGCGCCACGTGGCGCGGGCCGTGGAGGTGCTGTCCCGCGGGGGGCTCGTGGCCTACCCCACGGACACCTACTACGGCCTGGGGTGTGACTTGCTGTCGAAGAAGGCCATCGAGCGGCTGTACCAGCTCAAGGCACGGGACAAGAAGAAGCCGCTGTCCTTCCTGTGCCCGGACCTGTCGGACGTGGCCAAGTACGCGCACGTGAGCAACTTCGCCTACCGCACCATGAAGGGGCTGACGCCGGGGCCCTTCACCTTCATCCTCGAGGCCACGCGCATCGTGCCCGACATGATGATGACGCGGCAGAAGCAGGTGGGCATCCGCGTGCCGGACGCCCCGCTGGCGCGCGCGCTGGCCGCGGGCCTGGGCCATCCGCTCGTCACCACCTCCGCGAGCGACGGGGAGGACGAGCCGCTCATCGACGCGCGGGGCATCAAGGAGCAGCTGGGCCACGGGTTGGACCTCATCCTCGATGGGGGAGTGACGTTGATGGAGGCCTCCACGGTGGTGTCGCTCATCGGCGACTCGATCGAGATCCTCCGCCAGGGCAAGGGGCGGCTGGACACCTAGGGAAGGGGAGTTTGTGGGGACCGAGCACGCGCACGAGGTGGCACAGGACGCTCCGGAGCGGGTCCCCGGGCCCTTGGCCTTGCTGTGGCTGCTCCTGTGGCGGCCGGTGGACCTGCACTACCGGCTGCACGGCGCGGGCATCCGCACGCCGGGCGGCCGCATCGGCCAGCTCTGGCGCGAGCAGGGGGAGGGCAACCGCGCCGCGGGGCTGTACGTGCGGCGGATGCTCCTGCTGCTCCTGGGCGTGTCGCCGGTGCTCACCTTCGCGCTGGGCCTGGGCCTGCACGCGGTGGGGATTCCGCTTGCGGGCGGCTGGGGCATGACGGCGGTGCTGTGCTCGGCGATGGGCCTGTTCCTGGCGCTCACCACGGGGCTGGCGGCCGGGATGCTCATGGGGATGCTGGCGAGCCTCGCCATGCTGGTGGGCCTGCACGTGGTGGTGGCGGAGGCCTTCGGGCCCCGGATGGGCGGCCTGGCCGGGGCCATCATGGGCGGCTGCCTGGGGCTGGTGGGGGGGGTGTGCGCGGGGAGCATCGGCGGGCTCGCGCGGGGCCAGGGGCTGTCGGTCAACCGGGTGCAGGTGGGCGCCATCGTGCTGAGCCTCGTGCCGATGCTCGTGTGGGGCACGGGTGGGGCGTGGCACGTGGGCGGGGCCGTGGCGGCCAGCTCGCTGGTCCTGTACCTGGGGGCCGCGTTCCGCCTGTTCGTCTATCCCGTGGAGGTGCTCATCCAGGCGGTGGCCTTCGCGGTGGAGCGGTGGACGGGGCGGCCCACGCTGCGCTGGTCCCCGGTGCTCCACCATAACCTCTGCTACCTGCGCTACCCCTTCCTGCGGGGGCACCTGGCGCTGGCGGCGCGCACCCGGCCCAAGGAGGTGCTGGACGTGGCCAACGCCTGCCTCAAGTCGCCGGGCAACTCCATGCTCGGGTGGCCCTGGGTGCTGGCGGCCCTGGCACAAGCGGAGGCGGCCACGGAGGCGAGGAAGCGCGCGGAGGGCGAGCGGTGAGTGGAGGGCTGGAAGGGTACCTGGACGCGTTCATCGCCTTCATCCGCGCGGAGCGGGGGCTGGCAGGCAAGACGGTGGACGCCTACGCGGCGGACCTCACGGCCTACTTCGAGGACCTGCGCGCGCGCGGGGTGCTGGACCCGGCGCGGGTGAAGCAAGAGGACGTGACGGCGCATCTGATGCAGCTGGGGGCGAAGGGCCTGTCCAAGCGCAGCCAGGCGCGGCACTTGGCGGCCGTGCGCGGCTTTCACCGCTTCCTCATCGCCGAGAAGCACGCGGAGAAGGATCCGACCGAAGACCTGGACACCCCGCGCGCGGCGCGAAAGCTGCCGAGCTTCCTCACGCTGGAGGAGGTGGAGCAGCTGCTGGCCGCCCCGGACGAGCGCCACCCCACGGGCATGCGGGACAAGGCGATGCTGGAGCTGCTGTACGCCACGGGCCTGCGCGTCAGCGAGCTGTGCTCACTGGGCATCAACGACGTGCAGTTGGGCGCGGGGTATTTGATAGCGAAGGGGAAGGGGAGCAAGGAGCGCATCGTCCCGGTGGGCAGCATCGCCTCGGAGAAGGTGCAGGCCTACCTGGGCGGCCCCCGGCAGCACCTGCTGGGCAAACGCCAGTCGCGCTCGCTCTTCATCACGCCACGGGGTGGGGCCTTCACGCGGCAGGGGTTCTGGAAGCTGCTGAAGCGCTATGCGCTCAAGGCGGGCATCCGCAAGCCCATCTCCCCGCACAAGCTGCGCCACTCGTTCGCCACCCACCTGGTGGAGCGGGGCGCGGACCTGCGCGCCGTCCAGGCCATGCTGGGCCACGCGGACCTGGCCACCACGCAGATCTACACCCACGTCAACAGCGCCCGGCTGCGCGCCGTCTACGACGAGCACCACCCCCGCAGCGAGACTGCTGCGCCCCCACGCCCCAAGCGGCGCAAGCCAGGGGCGTAGGGTTCGCCAAATGCCAGCACCTCTTCACCCGTTGCTCAGAGCTCATTTACGAGGCTGAAGAGAACACCTCGAAGCAGGCCAGACGACGGAGTGTTACAGCCTCAAAAGCAGTCCAAATCTTTGAAATCACAGAAAACAGTCTTGTAGTAATGAGCCTGCCGAGATGGGCTCGGAGTTAGCCGGTCTCAGAGACTCAAGAAGTGACATTACCTTGGGAATTGCACATGGCCATCAATCCAAAATCTCCTCCAAGCGATTTGTTTCTTAACGCCTTGGAGGCTATTGAAAACGGCATCGAAGACTTCGCCACACGGCAGCCGCAACGAACATCATCAGCCCTGCGGAACTTATACGCAGGCGTGCTACTACTTCTCAAAGAAAAGCTGCGTAGGCTCTCCCCTGCAGGAACGAAGGACGTTCTTATCTACACAAGATTTAGTCCACGCATGGAGGGCGGCAATAAAGTCACGTTGGTCGGCAGCGGAATGACTGTTGATTTCAAAGAGATTAGGGCGCGATTCAAAGACCTCGGGCTATCGGCAGACTGGAAGCGCTTAGAGCGGTTACAAGATATGCGCAATCACGTCGAACATCACAAACCTGCCCACAGCGCCGAATCCATCAGCGAAGCCATCACCCACACGTTCATCATTGTCGTACGGGTGCTTGAGGACCATCTCGAAACGATCCCCGCTGATGTGCTCACTGAGGAGACTTGGAAAGTAATGCTTGCCGAGGCAGAAATCTTCAAGACCGTAGAGCACACATGCCGCGAGGCACGCCAAAGCTTACAAGGGGTTCCCGAAGAGACAGAGGGGTTAATAAATCATCACATACTCTGCCCAGAGTGCGCCTCGTCGTTACTTAAACCGTCCAAAGAAGACTTCCCTGAATGCCTATTCGTCTGTCAGGGGTGCGGAGAATCCTCGTCAGCAAGCAGTGTTGTCAATGACGCGCTCGACCGCCTGTATGGTGCAGACGAACACATGAACATCCAAGATGGCGGAGAGCGCTCCTTTGACACTTGCCCCTCTTGCAGTGAGGGAACCTTCTTAGTCGACAAGGACATCTGTGCTTTGTGTGGCGGGAGCAGATTTTACAAGCAATGTAGGAGGTGCGAGACCTCGCTCAGCCTCGATGAGCAGGATCTCAGTGGGTTTTGTGGCTACTGCTATCATATGGCAAACAAGAACGACTGATATTAGATAACCGCGACAAGGTTCTCATAGTTCTCCTCGTTCAGATGCTAATTCCCGCGAAGAATAGCGCAGGCGCATACTCGTGACCCCTCTCGGATTTCTGAGAGAAGCTCGGAACATCCCCGCACAGGTATCTCTCCACCACCTGTTCGCCCTTACGACTCGTGATGATGCGCACCAAGCCGCTGGGGGCCGTGGCTTGCCCTATGTTGGTCATGAGGTTCATCAGC from Stigmatella erecta includes these protein-coding regions:
- a CDS encoding sodium:proton exchanger encodes the protein MQALLVFLAIAALSLLASSRTFLDARLPGMAQLAASGLLFLLFGALLGPGQAGILTGPNLESLRPVLALGLGTVGVILGLNLDPRLLRLLPRGVFTAALAHAGVAFLFVAVPLAVVLLLTTGLPLATAVGGAALLGAAASLSSGHFAVLGYRSGRMERARGLAVALLTILDDGVGLMVLALALALGASANPAEGLGLVSLAMLLGMMCGALMAFLTYGLKDPAELMAVTLGGVALVGGAAAYLRVSALLAGVACGATLALVGGRAVEQVARSLGRFERPAYLVLVFLVGCHLQGRDVDAWVLLPGYVTLRFVGKILGGALARRYAANVLELPPRLGYALISQGGLALCLVAEYLLLVPGTLSQQIFDIVAVGAIINEVLANRAFRRVLEPPATAKAPGGAA
- a CDS encoding cation:proton antiporter — translated: MIGAIVRLVLLVVLLAGITQAQLWRVDSGTPVLLAAGALLLCGLFAGKVAKGVGLPRLTGYLLVGVAVGPYALGFIPGEGVRGLELVKGLAVSLIALVAGTELHLGLIRRVGAKVAVLCATVCGITFGVCFAAIFALKPLLPFLAPMTVPQALAVSALVSTVVVSFSPTVTIAIVQETAARGPFTEFLMALVIIGDLFVMVAFALAAGVTRASFGGGFDIGGLLSGVGWELFGSVAVGAVLALGMLVYMRRVNRELPLFLVGICFAAAEGGAQLHLSPLLVALAAGALIANLDERQSRNIHHAIQFAGLPVFALFFAAAGAGLKLDTLVTVGPAALLLVVLRAVAILLACRRFAPVGDPRLRRYLWMGLISQAGVTFGLAALVSRTFPDFGPQVEVLIVAMITTHELVGPVLTRRALERSGETRADERPRTA
- a CDS encoding L-threonylcarbamoyladenylate synthase; amino-acid sequence: MAAPILEVDLDNPQPRHVARAVEVLSRGGLVAYPTDTYYGLGCDLLSKKAIERLYQLKARDKKKPLSFLCPDLSDVAKYAHVSNFAYRTMKGLTPGPFTFILEATRIVPDMMMTRQKQVGIRVPDAPLARALAAGLGHPLVTTSASDGEDEPLIDARGIKEQLGHGLDLILDGGVTLMEASTVVSLIGDSIEILRQGKGRLDT
- the xerD gene encoding site-specific tyrosine recombinase XerD; its protein translation is MEGYLDAFIAFIRAERGLAGKTVDAYAADLTAYFEDLRARGVLDPARVKQEDVTAHLMQLGAKGLSKRSQARHLAAVRGFHRFLIAEKHAEKDPTEDLDTPRAARKLPSFLTLEEVEQLLAAPDERHPTGMRDKAMLELLYATGLRVSELCSLGINDVQLGAGYLIAKGKGSKERIVPVGSIASEKVQAYLGGPRQHLLGKRQSRSLFITPRGGAFTRQGFWKLLKRYALKAGIRKPISPHKLRHSFATHLVERGADLRAVQAMLGHADLATTQIYTHVNSARLRAVYDEHHPRSETAAPPRPKRRKPGA